In Tachysurus vachellii isolate PV-2020 chromosome 3, HZAU_Pvac_v1, whole genome shotgun sequence, one genomic interval encodes:
- the LOC132842512 gene encoding golgin subfamily A member 6-like protein 22 produces MHQTLHCVSVCNPGVHAFFIIVPEGLLTDEVKAEIEMFQRIFSSRVYDHTIFIITQKSPKKDLDKELQALIKTFGGRYILYSRKINAENLFPHVKDLLTKNNNRQYTMTMYAEAQVEAQLTYKRTIHYLEKQMIELKRNRRQTQDLSKSPDTLRIVLLGKTGVGKSASGNTILGKDVFKEMPSFQSVTTVCQKETAEVNGRQITVIDTPGLFDTKVQNEEIRKEIVKCISMASPGPHVFLLTLKIGQRLTEEETDTVEIIEKTFGKASNMYTIILFTRGDELKGLPFEQYIENAGSFLNTLLFACGKRYHVLNNNDKSSNTQVLTLLDKIHLMVKVNGGSCYTNEMFQKVEGALEEEKERILKEREEQIEREKEELKTKYEAKMEEMRREMQKQKERQEAEERQKEEQFKQREEQIKREMTEREQNLREDFWKRREEDDSMMKEKMREINREREENRKQWERQREEDQKRRDQEEKERRRREEEWKEHQRKEKEKFKREKEEMKNNKEEELKKLQKEYEEKAAEEDRRIRDLEEKIKNAEESKKKELQDLKLSQQRERQQRMREEEEKRKDQQDNWEKRITAMEEKWSLEQIRKEKQYEWERQKEKEEKDLKEKERKEKEEQERRRIENEANDKIRMMEEQLKVQREEDERERKKKDEEHRKEMEENLQKQREDFRKEKEEQETKHQEEKERNLSFIQELHKNQLETLKRETEEAARKQAEEEFSAELDAKVKEAKEEGLEEGRAEVEAERTRLGRKVDKIINDWSGKKRKKEK; encoded by the exons atgcatCAGACTCTacactgtgtctctgtctgtaatCCTGGAGTTCATGCTTTCTTCATCATTGTTCCTGAAGGTCTTCTCACTGATGAAGTTAAAGCAGAAATAGAGATGTTTCAGAGGATCTTCAGCTCCAGAGTTTATGACCACACCATATTCATCATCACCCAGAAGTCACCAAAGAAAGACTTAGATAAAGAGCTTCAGGCTTTGATAAAGACATTTGGAGGACGATACATTTTATACAGCAggaaaataaatgcagaaaatcTGTTCCCACATGTTAAAGACCTtcttacaaaaaacaacaatcgtCAGTATACGATGACCATGTACGCTGAGGCCCAGGTTGAAGCACAGCTGACATACAAACGTACAATTCACTATCTGGAAAAACAAATGATTGAACTCAAGAGAAACAGACGTCAAACACAAG ATTTGTCAAAAAGCCCTGACACACTCAGAATTGTGCTGTTGGGGAAGACTGGAGTTGGGAAGAGCGCATCAGGAAACACCATCCTGGGGAAAGACGTATTTAAAGAAATGCCGTCATTTCAGTCAGTTACTACTGTGTGTCAGAAAGAGACAGCAGAGGTCAATGGGAGACAGATTACTGTGATCGACACTCCAGGACTGTTCGACACTAAAGTTCAAAATGAAGAGATCAGGAAAGAGATTGTTAAATGTATCTCAATGGCATCACCTGGTCCTCATGTGTTCCTGCTGACACTGAAAATAGGACAACGCCTCACAGAGGAGGAAACAGATACAGTGGAAATCATTGAGAAGACTTTTGGTAAAGCATCCAACATGTACACAATCATCCTCTTCACCAGGGGCGATGAACTTAAAGGACTTCCATTTGAACAGTACATTGAAAATGCTGGatcatttttaaacacacttttGTTTGCATGTGGTAAAAGATACCATGTTCTCAACAACAATGATAAATCCAGCAACACCCAGGTCCTGACTCTACTGGATAAAATCCACTTAATGGTGAAGGTGAATGGAGGAAGCTGCTACACTAATGAGATGTTCCAGAAGGTTGAAGGAGctctagaagaagaaaaagagagaatcctgaaagagagagaggagcagatagagagggagaaagaagaaCTGAAGACCAAATATGAAGCTAAAATGGAGGAAATGAGAAGAGAAAtgcagaaacaaaaagaaagacaagaggcagaagagagacaaaaagaggaaCAATTTAAACAGAgagaagaacaaataaaaagagaaatgacAGAAAGGGAACAAAATCTAAGAGAAGATTtctggaagagaagagaagaagatgaCTCGATGATGAAGGAAAAGATGcgagaaataaacagagaaagagaggagaacaggaaacagtgggaacgacagagagaggaagatcaGAAACGGAGAGATCAGgaggagaaggaaagaaggaggagggaagaagaatggaAGGAGCATCAgagaaaggagaaggagaagtttaaaagagaaaaagaagagatgaaaaataataaagaggaAGAATTAAAGAAACTGCAGAAGGAGTATGAAGAGAAGGCAGCAGAGGAAGACAGGAGAATAAGGGATTtagaggagaaaataaagaatgcaGAGGAAAGTAAAAAGAAGGAACTCCAAGATCTAAAGTTATCTCAACAacgagagagacagcagaggatgagggaggaggaggagaagagaaaagaccAGCAGGATAACTGGGAGAAAAGAATCACTGCTATGGAGGAAAAGTGGAGTTTAGAGCAGATCAGGAAGGAGAAACAATATGAAtgggaaagacagaaagaaaaggaggagaaagatttaaaagaaaaggaaagaaaagagaaagaagaacaagaaaggAGAAGAATTGAGAATGAGGCAAATGATAAGATAAGAATGATGGAAGAACAGCTAAAGGTACAAAGAGAggaagatgagagagaaagaaagaaaaaagatgaagaacaCAGAAAGGAGATGGAAGAAAATCTACAGAAACAAAGGGAAGAtttcagaaaagagaaagaagaacaagagacaaaacaccaagaggagaaagagagaaatctgTCCTTCATTCAAGAGCTGCACAAGAACCAGCTGGAGACTCtgaagagagagactgaagaaGCAGCAAGGAAACAGGCAGAGGAAGAATTTTCTGCTGAACTTGATGCTAAAGTTAAAGAGGCTAAAGAAGAAGGATTAGAAGAAGGCCGTGCAGAGGTAGAGGCAGAAAGAACAAGACTCGGCAGAAAAGTagataaaattataaatgactggtctgggaaaaaaagaaaaaaagaaaaatga
- the LOC132842114 gene encoding GTPase IMAP family member 9-like, translating into MIGNNGIKDNRAEVIEGHCSKLWYWYNDGCFKAGRDNGLGQGEVKYVGEDLRQLFGTGYRCHQGQQLFLHLSTQSEAHTTGEKCEWFECISSFAVSELRFILLGKSVSDTSSVGNLLLGRSVLETKDPLHSVLQCERVRGHVKGRYITIINAPHLFDQTFSHHQLTLCIKECVSLSAPGPHVIMLIVEPENFSETDKRRADHILLSLSEEAHKYTMVITTKNIEIGSSVDPVEENVIQKIIVERNYRHLNFSGCTQADLVEKMEEMVKENKGSLFCDIYEDAETAIGQHESEQIIEQPEHEVTETLEEHIQTNRNVCSNTQKNPHLKNLKLVKKQHSGKY; encoded by the exons ATGATTGGAAACAATGGGATTAAGGACAACAGGGCAGAAGTCATTGAGGGCCATTGCAGCAAGTTATGGTACTGGTACAATGATGGCTGTTTTAAAGCCGGGAGAGACAATGGCCTAGGCCAAGGAGAGGTTAAATATGTCGGTGAAGACCTCAGACAGCTGTTCGGCACAGGCTATAGATGCCATCAGGGCCAGCAGCTGTTTCTGCATTTATCTACTCAGAGTGAAGCACATACCACAGGTGAAAAGTGTGAGTG GTTTGAATGCATCTCTTCTTTTGCAGTGTCTGAGCTGAGGTTCATTCTTTTGGGGAAAAGTGTCTCAGACACCAGCAGTGTGGGAAACCTCCTCCTGGGCAGATCTGTGTTGGAGACTAAAGATCCTCTACATTCAGTACTTCagtgtgagagagtcagagGACATGTGAAGGGAAGatacatcaccatcatcaacgCACCTCATCTGTTTGACCAAACCTTCTCACATCATCAGCTCACACTGTGtattaaagagtgtgtgtctctatcgGCTCCTGGACCTCATGTCATAATGCTCATTGTAGAGCCAGAAAACTTCAGTGAAACAGACAAAAGACGAGCAGATCATATTCTCTTATCTCTGTCTGAGGAGGCCCATAAATACACCATGGTGATAACTACAAAGAACATAGAAATAGGCAGCAGTGTTGATCCAGTGGAGGAGAATGTCATACAGAAGATCATTGTTGAACGTAATTACAGACATTTAAACTTCAGTGGATGCACCCAGGCCGATCTTGTGGAGAAGATGGAAGAGATGGTCAAGGAGAATAAAGGAAGTCTTTTCTGTGACATTTATGAAGATGCTGAGACTGCAATAGGCCAACATGAGTCTGAGCAAATCATAGAGCAACCAGAACATGAAGTAACTGAAACTCTAGAAGAGCACATTCAAACAAACAGGAATGTCTGTtccaacacacaaaaaaatccacatttaAAGAACTTAAAGTTAGTAAAGAAGCAACACAGTGGTAAGTACTGA